A stretch of the Rosa rugosa chromosome 5, drRosRugo1.1, whole genome shotgun sequence genome encodes the following:
- the LOC133710321 gene encoding uncharacterized protein LOC133710321 — protein MYGSVRKMIRLWIAALQFSELFVSTMVHLLYGFYIFSSAVAGDLSLALNELLCKPNTDTKELVPTETSAANGALPPIVLVHGIFGFGKGRLGGLSYFAGAEKKDERVLVPDLGSLTSVYDRARELFYYLKGGRVDYGEEHSKACGHSQFGRLYEQGHYPEWDEDHPIHFVGHSAGAQVVRVLQQMLADKAFKGYENTNENWVLSITSLSGAFNGTTRTYLDGMQPEDGKTLKPICLLQLCRIGVIIYDWLDISWLKEYYNFGFDHYNITWKKVGVWGLIDCLLGNSGPFASGDWILPDLTIQGSIRLNSHLQSFPNTYYFSYATKRTRKIWGVTLPSSIFGIHPLLFIRVLQMSQWRHPPDVSPPYKGYRDEDWQENDGALNTISMTRPLLPVEHPGRFVKDDSECHPLQPGIWYYKIVEADHIFFIVNRERAGVQFDLIYDSIFERCRKHVFRKTPPTLPNQTHH, from the exons ATGTACGGTAGTGTGAGGAAGATGATCAGATTATGGATAGCCGCACTGCAATTTTCGGAGCTGTTTGTGAGCACCATGGTTCATTTGCTTTATGGCTTTTACATATTCAGCTCCGCCGTCGCCGGTGACCTCTCGCTGGCCTTGAATGAGCTCTTGTGTAAGCCCAACACCGACACGAAAGAGTTGGTGCCCACTGAGACCTCGGCGGCCAATGGGGCTCTGCCTCCTATTGTTTTGGTCCATGGGATTTTCGGCTTTGGCAAAGGG AGGCTGGGAGGTTTGTCGTATTTCGCCGGAGCTGAGAAGAAAGACGAGAGGGTTCTGGTGCCGGATTTGGGATCTCTGACCAGCGTTTACGACAG GGCTCGTGAGTTGTTCTACTATTTGAAAGGTGGGCGGGTCGATTATGGTGAAGAACACAGCAAAGCCTGTGGGCATTCCCAGTTTGGCCGTCTGTATGAACAAG GGCACTACCCTGAATGGGATGAGGATCATCCTATTCACTTTGTGGGCCATTCCGCCGGAGCTCAGGTCGTCCGTGTTCTGCAGCAAATGCTTGCTGATAAG gcTTTCAAGGGGTATGAGAATACTAACGAGAATTGGGTATTGAGCATCACATCATTGTCCGGAGCGTTCAATGGGACTACAAGAACTTACTTGGATGGAATGCA GCCTGAGGATGGCAAAACCCTGAAGCCCATATGTCTGCTGCAACTATGTCGCATAGGAGTGATTATTTATGACTGGCTAGACATTTCCTGGCTAAAGGAATATTACAACTTTGGGTTTGATCACTATAATATCACATGGAAGAAAGTCGGTGTTTGGGGTCTCATTGATTGCCTCTTGGGAAATTCGGGACCATTCGCTTCTGGGGATTGGATCCTCCCTGACCTTACAATTCAAGGTTCCATAAGACTCAACAGCCATCTACAGTCCTTTCCAAACACATACTACTTCAGCTATGCCACAAAGCGCACTAGGAAGATATGGGGTGTCACACTTCCTTCTAGCATATTCGGAATTCACCCTCTGCTTTTCATCAGAGTGCTGCAGATGAGCCAATGGCGTCATCCTCCTGATGTCTCTCCCCCATATAAGGGTTACAG AGATGAGGATTGGCAAGAAAATGATGGAGCTCTCAATACCATCTCCAtgactcgccctcttcttccagTTGAACACCCAGGCCGTTTTGTGAAAGATGATTCAGAGTGCCACCCCTTGCAACCAGGCATCTG GTACTACAAGATTGTGGAAGCTGATCACATATTCTTCATTGTGAATCGGGAGAGAGCAGGAGTTCAATTTGATCTGATATATGACAGCATTTTTGAAAGGTGCAGAAAGCATGTATTTAGAAAAACTCCACCAACATTACCCAACCAAACGCACCATTAG
- the LOC133709443 gene encoding protein neprosin-like, whose amino-acid sequence MVVMCWKSNRLCYSDDRRRHQHQRKQQRDSTEETRQENFTAMASSWSNVSSPIIPLLVCFLLVSSSICPVVHAAEMANQTFNPEQQLKKLKNMKARLRKINKPALKTFQSPDGDLIDCVLSHQQPAFDHPRLKGQKPLDLPERPKGLNPTSMIHENFQLWSLSGNICPDGTIPIRRTREQDVLRASSVRRYGRKTPRHVRRDSSSNGHEHAVGYVSGDQYYGAKASINVWAPKVANQYEFSLSQMWVISGSFGDDLNTIEAGWQVSPELYGDNYPRFFTYWTTDAYQATGCYNLLCSGFVQTNSRIAIGAAISPTSGYNGGQFDISLLIWKDPKHGNWWLEFGNGVLVGYWPSFLFTHLQDHASMVQFGGEVVNSRPSGSHTATQMGSGHFAGEGFGKASYFRNLQVVDWDNSLIPLSNLKVLADHPNCYDIQGGINNFWGNYFYYGGPGRNVRCP is encoded by the exons ATGGTCGTCATGTGTTGGAAGAGCAATAGATTGTGTTATTCTGATGACAGAAGAAGACACCAACATCAACGTAAACAACAAAGGGATTCAACAGAAGAAACAAGACAAGAAAATTTCACAGCCATGGCTTCTAGCTGGTCTAATGTTTCCTCCCCAATCATTCCTCTTCTTGTTTGCTTccttcttgtttcttcttcaatATGTCCGGTAGTCCACGCCGCCGAAATGGCCAATCAGACTTTCAATCCGGAGCAACAGTTAAAGAAGCTGAAGAACATGAAGGCTCGTCTCAGAAAAATCAACAAGCCTGCCCTCAAGACATTTCAG AGTCCAGATGGTGATCTTATAGATTGTGTTCTTTCTCATCAGCAACCTGCTTTTGATCATCCTCGATTAAAAGGACAGAAGCCATTG GATCTACCTGAGAGACCAAAAGGTCTTAATCCCACTAGTATGATCCATGAAAATTTTCAACTATGGAGCTTGTCAGGTAATATATGCCCAGATGGTACAATTCCGATTCGAAGAACAAGAGAGCAAGACGTCCTCAGAGCTAGCTCGGTTCGAAGATACGGAAGAAAAACACCCAGGCATGTTCGAAGAGATTCATCCAGCAATGGCCATGAG CATGCAGTTGGGTATGTGAGTGGAGATCAATACTATGGAGCAAAAGCAAGTATCAATGTCTGGGCACCAAAGGTTGCAAATCAATATGAATTCAGCTTATCTCAAATGTGGGTCATTTCTGGTTCATTTGGCGACGACCTCAACACCATTGAAGCTGGTtggcag GTCAGCCCGGAGCTATATGGGGACAACTATCCTAGATTCTTTACTTACTGGACT ACAGATGCATATCAAGCAACTGGGTGCTACAATCTGCTGTGTTCAGGTTTTGTTCAGACGAATAGTCGAATCGCCATTGGAGCTGCAATTTCTCCAACCTCTGGTTACAATGGTGGACAGTTTGATATTAGTTTATTGATTTGGAAG GATCCAAAGCATGGAAATTGGTGGCTGGAATTTGGGAATGGGGTTCTAGTTGGATACTGGCCATCATTCTTGTTCACTCATCTTCAAGACCACGCAAGCATGGTACAATTTGGTGGAGAAGTTGTAAACTCAAGGCCTTCTGGATCTCACACTGCAACACAAATGGGAAGTGGTCATTTTGCAGGAGAAGGTTTTGGCAAAGCTTCTTACTTTAGAAACTTGCAGGTTGTGGATTGGGACAACAGCCTAATCCCATTATCAAACCTCAAAGTTTTGGCAGATCATCCAAATTGCTATGACATCCAAGGAGGCATTAACAATTTTTGGGGGAATTACTTTTACTATGGTGGTCCTGGAAGAAATGTGAGGTGTCCCTAA